A genomic stretch from Thermomonospora umbrina includes:
- a CDS encoding NADPH-dependent F420 reductase: MRIGVIGAGQMAEALGTGWARAGHEVMIGARSPEKAADLAERIGRGARGGDLREAAEYGDVTLLALPAGAIDELLRKVGDTLSGRPLIDCANAFAPDAFTGAPDSFRLDEEALAERVAGLAPDAHVVKAFNLCAAEVWESQTKAYEGRTLAVPLCGDDRRALTTVAGLVTDLGLHPVPAGGLDRARYLEAMGVFVIGLWFAGHDARAIFPPLEAAFAVPDDGPS, encoded by the coding sequence ATGCGCATCGGAGTGATCGGGGCCGGACAGATGGCCGAGGCGTTGGGAACGGGCTGGGCGCGGGCCGGCCACGAGGTGATGATCGGCGCGAGGTCGCCGGAGAAGGCCGCCGACCTGGCCGAACGGATCGGTCGGGGGGCGCGCGGCGGTGACCTGCGCGAGGCCGCCGAGTACGGCGACGTGACGCTGCTGGCGCTGCCCGCCGGCGCGATCGACGAGTTGCTGCGGAAGGTCGGCGACACCCTGTCGGGTCGTCCGCTGATCGACTGCGCCAACGCGTTCGCCCCCGACGCGTTCACGGGCGCGCCGGACTCGTTCCGCCTGGACGAGGAGGCCCTGGCGGAACGGGTCGCCGGCCTGGCCCCGGACGCGCACGTGGTCAAGGCGTTCAACCTGTGCGCGGCCGAGGTCTGGGAGTCGCAGACGAAGGCGTACGAGGGCCGCACGCTGGCGGTGCCCCTGTGCGGCGACGACCGGCGGGCGCTCACCACGGTCGCCGGGCTGGTCACGGACCTCGGGCTCCACCCCGTCCCGGCCGGGGGGCTCGACCGGGCGCGGTATCTGGAGGCCATGGGCGTGTTCGTGATCGGGCTGTGGTTCGCCGGGCACGACGCTCGGGCGATCTTCCCGCCGTTGGAGGCGGCTTTCGCCGTTCCCGACGACGGGCCGTCCTAG
- a CDS encoding DUF397 domain-containing protein codes for MKHGEDPSRPQWRKSSRSVSNGQCAEVARLGTVIAVRDSKSVETGGILVASAGWRALLDGIKSGRYDL; via the coding sequence ATGAAGCACGGTGAAGACCCGTCCCGTCCCCAGTGGCGCAAGAGCAGTCGCAGTGTGAGCAACGGGCAGTGCGCCGAGGTGGCTCGGCTCGGCACCGTCATAGCCGTCCGCGACTCCAAGTCCGTGGAGACCGGCGGGATCCTCGTCGCCTCCGCCGGGTGGCGTGCGTTGCTGGACGGCATCAAGTCCGGTCGGTACGACCTTTAG
- a CDS encoding SpoIIE family protein phosphatase, which produces MSEQLEPGVLMREISDLEGRIGELRQAAAMPEPDLRATLEAALVELELALAALRTMGTGRAGASGGTAAAEAERRVLRTVFQDAPVPLFLLDRDASVRRVNRQAATLLGTSPGYVSGKAFTVFCDLPTRAALRSQLAAVVRTGRRRRAEVRFLSRDKPVQAVVTLARVWIRGEPDPMVVAAATPAGGKLPAPEKPRPPEAEDEAVATVVHRMDVLATASELLLDEPVFNEQVAVRRCARLLAAELADWVLIDTVNMAAEPGGGGRAPDLRRQVVMGPGGERGEELAHLLENLDPAPGTLPQAVFTGRQGTLHPHVADLAMLGSLPDGSPVCGAIGATSVLSVPIDDGSHCLGAITITGSGEHGPFDLMDLGVVQRLGRYLGLVVRASRLYQRRAEVAASLQASLLPKVLPAIPGIEVDGRYLTATRGVEVGGDFYDVFETATGWGFVLGDVCGKGEEAAAVTATARHGVRLLSRWKSDPAEVLGMVNVALLSEDRFVTAVLAGMEVKDDGIRLTLSTAGHPPAIVIRQDGVIRTSAGGGVPLGLFDDFEPAVESIELNEGDTVFLHSDGVLDACDMMRERFGHERLMETLAAGATLPVRDLLLAVERTLLEFCDGDLSDDVSILALRVLPQTLN; this is translated from the coding sequence ATGTCGGAACAGCTCGAACCGGGCGTGCTCATGCGCGAGATCAGCGACCTCGAGGGACGGATCGGGGAGCTGCGCCAGGCCGCCGCCATGCCCGAACCCGACCTGCGCGCCACTCTCGAGGCCGCCTTGGTGGAGCTGGAGCTGGCCCTGGCCGCGCTGCGCACCATGGGCACCGGGCGGGCCGGCGCGTCGGGCGGCACCGCCGCCGCCGAGGCCGAGCGGCGGGTGCTGCGCACCGTCTTCCAGGACGCCCCGGTCCCGCTGTTCCTGCTCGACCGCGACGCCTCCGTCCGGCGCGTCAACCGGCAGGCGGCCACGCTGCTGGGCACCTCCCCCGGCTACGTCTCCGGCAAGGCGTTCACCGTCTTCTGCGACCTGCCCACCCGCGCGGCGCTGCGCTCGCAGCTCGCCGCCGTGGTCCGCACCGGCCGCCGCCGCCGCGCCGAGGTCCGCTTCCTCAGCCGTGACAAGCCCGTTCAGGCCGTGGTGACGCTGGCACGGGTGTGGATCAGGGGCGAGCCCGACCCGATGGTGGTCGCCGCCGCCACCCCGGCCGGGGGGAAGCTGCCCGCGCCCGAGAAGCCGCGCCCGCCGGAGGCCGAGGACGAGGCCGTCGCCACCGTCGTGCACCGGATGGACGTGCTCGCCACCGCCAGCGAGCTGCTGCTGGACGAGCCGGTGTTCAACGAGCAGGTCGCGGTCCGCCGCTGCGCCCGGCTGCTGGCCGCCGAGCTGGCCGACTGGGTGCTGATCGACACCGTCAACATGGCCGCCGAGCCCGGTGGCGGCGGGCGCGCCCCCGACCTGCGCCGGCAGGTGGTGATGGGCCCCGGCGGCGAGCGCGGCGAGGAGCTCGCCCACCTCCTGGAGAACCTCGACCCCGCGCCCGGAACGCTCCCGCAGGCCGTCTTCACCGGCCGCCAGGGCACCCTGCACCCGCACGTCGCCGACCTGGCCATGCTCGGCTCGCTGCCCGACGGCAGCCCCGTGTGCGGCGCGATCGGCGCCACCTCGGTGCTCAGCGTGCCGATCGACGACGGAAGCCACTGCCTCGGCGCCATCACGATCACCGGCAGCGGCGAGCACGGCCCGTTCGACCTGATGGACCTCGGTGTCGTGCAGCGACTCGGCCGCTACCTGGGGCTGGTCGTCCGCGCCTCGCGGCTCTACCAGCGGCGCGCCGAGGTCGCCGCCTCGCTCCAGGCCAGCCTGCTGCCCAAGGTGCTGCCCGCCATCCCGGGCATCGAGGTGGACGGCCGCTACCTGACGGCCACCCGGGGTGTCGAGGTCGGCGGCGACTTCTACGACGTGTTCGAGACCGCCACCGGCTGGGGCTTCGTGCTCGGCGACGTCTGCGGCAAGGGCGAGGAGGCCGCCGCCGTCACGGCCACCGCCCGGCACGGCGTGCGGCTGCTGTCCCGCTGGAAGAGCGACCCCGCCGAGGTGCTCGGCATGGTCAACGTGGCCCTGCTCAGCGAGGACCGCTTCGTCACGGCGGTGCTGGCCGGGATGGAGGTCAAGGACGACGGCATCCGCCTCACCCTCAGCACGGCGGGCCATCCCCCGGCGATCGTCATCCGGCAGGACGGCGTGATCCGCACCAGCGCGGGCGGCGGGGTGCCGCTCGGGCTGTTCGACGACTTCGAGCCCGCCGTCGAGTCCATCGAGCTGAACGAGGGCGACACCGTCTTCCTGCACTCCGATGGAGTCCTGGACGCCTGCGACATGATGCGGGAGCGGTTCGGCCACGAGCGGCTCATGGAGACCCTGGCCGCCGGCGCGACCCTGCCCGTCCGGGATCTGCTCTTGGCGGTGGAACGTACCCTGCTGGAGTTCTGCGACGGCGACCTGAGCGACGACGTGTCCATCCTCGCCCTGCGGGTCCTCCCCCAGACCCTCAACTAG
- a CDS encoding methyltransferase domain-containing protein gives MTDWNALLKAVPRHEFIPETVWIVEPGGGTIFKPLRRDDDPEAWRALCESDAAIITQVDDGAEEGNFPTSSSSGLQIMAPMLAALDPQDGMKILEIGTGTGYNAAVLATRLGPANVVSVEMDAMIADRARKALAEAGHPIEVITGDGTAGHPPRAPYDGVIATAAVKYVPYSWVEQTKPGGRIVLPLATEWDGGRGALLTLVVREDGTAEGRCGMGTSFMCLRSQRRLPIPPEDWDDDYDETWATVLPREPFDDDWSAEFAIGLALPGVRWALGWEDDDTRTFDLYHHETGSWAYCLPGETRHRIRQYGPRRLWDDLQTAHTHWLHHDRPARDRYGLTVTPQAQHAWLDHPQNIIHTV, from the coding sequence GTGACCGACTGGAATGCACTGCTGAAGGCCGTACCACGCCACGAGTTCATCCCCGAAACGGTGTGGATCGTCGAGCCCGGCGGCGGCACGATCTTCAAGCCGCTCCGTCGAGACGATGACCCCGAGGCGTGGCGGGCGCTCTGCGAGTCCGACGCCGCGATCATCACCCAGGTGGACGACGGAGCCGAGGAGGGCAACTTCCCCACCAGCTCCAGCAGCGGCCTGCAGATCATGGCCCCGATGCTGGCGGCCCTGGACCCGCAGGACGGCATGAAGATCCTGGAGATCGGCACGGGCACCGGCTACAACGCCGCCGTCCTCGCCACCAGACTCGGCCCCGCCAACGTGGTCAGCGTAGAAATGGACGCGATGATCGCCGACCGCGCCCGCAAGGCTCTGGCCGAGGCCGGCCACCCCATCGAGGTCATCACCGGAGACGGCACGGCCGGCCACCCTCCCCGCGCGCCGTACGACGGCGTCATCGCCACCGCAGCGGTCAAATACGTCCCCTATTCCTGGGTCGAGCAGACCAAACCCGGCGGCCGCATCGTGCTCCCCTTGGCGACCGAATGGGATGGCGGTCGCGGCGCACTGCTGACTCTCGTCGTACGCGAGGACGGCACAGCCGAAGGCCGCTGCGGAATGGGCACCTCCTTCATGTGCCTGCGCAGCCAACGCCGCCTCCCCATTCCGCCAGAGGACTGGGACGACGACTACGACGAGACCTGGGCCACCGTTCTCCCTCGCGAGCCTTTCGATGACGACTGGTCCGCCGAATTCGCCATCGGCCTGGCCCTCCCCGGCGTCCGCTGGGCCCTCGGCTGGGAAGACGACGACACTCGCACCTTCGACCTCTACCACCACGAAACCGGCTCCTGGGCCTACTGCCTCCCCGGCGAAACCCGCCACCGCATCCGCCAATACGGCCCCCGCCGCCTCTGGGACGACCTACAAACCGCCCACACCCACTGGCTCCACCACGACCGCCCCGCCCGCGATCGCTACGGCCTAACAGTCACCCCCCAAGCCCAACACGCCTGGCTGGACCACCCCCAAAACATCATCCACACCGTGTGA
- a CDS encoding formylglycine-generating enzyme family protein: MSPGNEMVAVPAGRVVLSDRRTRRTWPVELRPYEIAAYPVTQALYEQITGLRPSTANADALPVERAPWGNGLGPGTAPDDRLPVEGASSWDGLGPGIARGGGLPVEGASWEDGLGPGSARSDRPALERGSWGDGLRPGTAGGDRLPVEGVSWWDAVRFCNALSERDGLTPAYDLGEGDDVAWDEAADGYRLPTEAEWEHACRAGTEGPRYGPLEEIAWHRGNSQGRIHEVGGKRPNPWGLYDMLGNVWDWCWDLYDAEVYGAYRVLRGGGWFDEHWSCRASVRRRSHPTFKVDDVGFRLARSPRA; the protein is encoded by the coding sequence ATGAGCCCGGGGAACGAGATGGTCGCCGTACCGGCGGGCCGGGTGGTGCTGTCGGATCGGCGGACCCGCCGCACCTGGCCGGTCGAGCTCCGCCCCTACGAGATCGCCGCGTACCCGGTCACCCAGGCGCTCTACGAACAGATCACCGGCCTCCGCCCGAGCACCGCCAATGCTGACGCGCTCCCCGTGGAGCGCGCACCCTGGGGCAACGGTCTCGGCCCCGGCACCGCTCCGGACGACCGGCTCCCCGTGGAGGGCGCGTCTTCGTGGGACGGGCTCGGGCCTGGTATCGCGCGAGGTGGCGGGCTGCCCGTGGAGGGCGCGTCCTGGGAGGACGGGCTCGGACCCGGCAGCGCCCGGAGCGACCGGCCTGCCCTGGAGCGCGGGTCTTGGGGGGACGGGCTCCGCCCCGGTACCGCTGGTGGTGACCGGCTGCCCGTGGAGGGCGTGTCCTGGTGGGACGCCGTCCGGTTCTGCAACGCCCTGTCAGAACGGGACGGTCTTACCCCCGCCTACGACCTCGGTGAGGGTGACGACGTTGCGTGGGACGAGGCCGCAGACGGCTACCGGCTGCCGACCGAGGCCGAATGGGAGCACGCCTGCCGCGCCGGCACCGAGGGCCCGCGCTACGGGCCGTTGGAGGAGATCGCCTGGCACCGTGGCAACTCCCAGGGGCGCATTCACGAGGTCGGCGGCAAACGTCCCAACCCGTGGGGCCTCTACGACATGCTCGGCAACGTCTGGGACTGGTGCTGGGACCTCTACGACGCCGAGGTCTACGGCGCGTACCGGGTGCTTCGCGGCGGTGGCTGGTTCGACGAGCACTGGAGCTGCCGCGCCTCCGTCCGCCGCCGAAGCCACCCGACGTTCAAGGTCGACGACGTGGGTTTCCGCCTCGCCCGTTCGCCCCGCGCCTAG
- a CDS encoding ATP-binding protein — translation MRTALVEGVRLLDGLRMSEVVRFPSTTAPPDTPVSVREVRHWLQGRLAGTHVDLGDVKVIAAEIGTNAILHTASGAEGGCLWLAVCVTRDRVCLEFTDDGGSSTVPNVNAHPDENGRGLRLVKALSCAWGWDRHADGRTTVRVELPRSRPPKTQNQNLTMGP, via the coding sequence GTGAGAACGGCGCTGGTGGAAGGCGTACGCCTGCTGGACGGCCTGCGCATGTCGGAGGTGGTCCGCTTCCCGTCGACCACGGCCCCGCCCGACACGCCGGTGTCCGTACGCGAGGTACGCCACTGGCTCCAGGGACGGCTGGCGGGCACCCACGTGGACCTCGGCGACGTGAAGGTCATCGCCGCCGAGATCGGCACCAACGCCATCCTCCACACCGCCTCGGGCGCGGAGGGCGGCTGCCTCTGGCTCGCCGTATGCGTCACCCGCGACCGCGTGTGCCTGGAGTTCACCGACGACGGCGGCTCCTCCACGGTGCCGAACGTCAACGCCCACCCCGACGAGAACGGCCGTGGCCTACGCCTCGTCAAAGCCCTGTCCTGCGCCTGGGGCTGGGACCGCCACGCCGACGGCCGCACGACCGTCCGCGTCGAACTCCCCCGCTCCCGTCCCCCGAAGACCCAGAACCAGAACCTCACCATGGGCCCGTGA
- a CDS encoding helix-turn-helix domain-containing protein, with protein sequence MTERRKQPPTIRLRRFAAELRRLRKEAGLTQDEVVARTKINAVTLYRLETARVRPQVRTMDALLALYGADEETAEKLATLLRESVQRGWVQPNQVELPGEYSTYISFEAEAQTIWNFESSALPGLLQAEGYARAVIAGGAPEATASHIDRLVAARLRRQEVLRKKEPLKFWAIIDEAALRRRVGTPEVFNEQMDHLIEVSQLPNVTLQVIPLDAGAHPGMHGSFVVMQFAEDLGPNIVYVENMTRDLFLEEESDISSYTLGFEHLRAVALSPAASRKLVSECKGDV encoded by the coding sequence ATGACGGAGCGCCGGAAGCAGCCCCCGACCATCCGACTGCGCCGGTTCGCGGCCGAGCTGCGGCGGCTGCGCAAGGAGGCGGGGCTCACCCAGGACGAGGTGGTGGCCCGCACGAAGATCAACGCGGTGACGCTCTACCGCCTGGAGACCGCCCGTGTCCGCCCGCAGGTACGGACGATGGACGCGCTGCTCGCCCTGTACGGCGCGGACGAGGAGACCGCCGAGAAGTTGGCGACCCTCCTCCGCGAGTCCGTCCAACGCGGCTGGGTCCAGCCGAACCAGGTCGAACTGCCCGGCGAGTACTCGACGTACATCAGCTTCGAGGCAGAAGCACAGACGATCTGGAACTTCGAGTCCTCGGCCTTGCCCGGGCTGCTCCAAGCGGAGGGCTACGCGCGAGCGGTCATCGCGGGCGGTGCTCCTGAGGCCACGGCATCACACATCGACAGGCTCGTCGCCGCTCGTCTGCGGCGGCAGGAGGTTCTCCGCAAGAAGGAGCCTCTGAAGTTCTGGGCCATTATCGACGAAGCGGCGCTGAGGCGCCGCGTCGGTACCCCGGAGGTGTTCAACGAGCAGATGGACCACCTCATTGAGGTTTCTCAGCTCCCGAATGTCACCCTCCAAGTGATCCCTCTGGACGCAGGCGCTCATCCAGGCATGCACGGCTCCTTCGTCGTCATGCAGTTTGCAGAGGATCTCGGCCCCAACATCGTGTACGTCGAGAACATGACGCGCGACCTCTTCCTAGAGGAGGAATCGGACATCAGCTCGTATACGCTGGGATTCGAGCATCTACGCGCAGTCGCCTTGAGTCCGGCCGCGTCACGGAAGTTGGTCTCAGAGTGCAAGGGCGATGTCTGA
- a CDS encoding winged helix-turn-helix transcriptional regulator, giving the protein MESPFAPYGDFAADCPARLAVDLFASAWLPVVVFALRDGPMRPGRLRREIGGISQKVLTQTLRRMESYGLVERHRYAEAPPRVEYELTGAGRDLLVPIHALGQWAFRHADTVAAAMERAETG; this is encoded by the coding sequence ATGGAGTCGCCCTTCGCCCCGTACGGGGACTTCGCCGCCGACTGCCCGGCGCGGTTGGCCGTCGACCTGTTCGCCAGTGCCTGGCTGCCGGTGGTGGTCTTCGCGCTGCGCGACGGCCCGATGCGTCCCGGCAGGCTGCGGCGGGAGATCGGGGGCATCAGCCAGAAGGTGCTGACCCAGACGCTGCGCCGGATGGAGTCGTACGGGCTGGTCGAGCGGCACCGCTACGCCGAGGCCCCGCCCCGGGTCGAGTACGAGCTGACCGGGGCGGGCCGGGACCTCCTCGTCCCGATCCACGCCCTCGGCCAGTGGGCCTTCCGGCACGCCGACACCGTGGCCGCCGCGATGGAACGCGCCGAGACCGGCTAG
- a CDS encoding carotenoid oxygenase family protein, whose translation MDLRRGGWAREVDAELRPSHGAVPAGLAGTLYRNGAGNHLSDYIIDGDGLVSAVTFTGGGPVRVRSRYVRTPSYAVSLDARGQGRVPLRLGGANADGGPLRNAFRTPASQANTSVTMIDGRLLALWEADMPWELDPATLETFGQCAMDGVLEPRGSAGRRGGTPYSAHPCWDPAAAELWNFGCVQGPRPRLEIYRTRRGGPTEHVRSIRMPRRYMVHDFAMTATHLVFCLGPVILDLGGFLSGRLTAFEAMRWHGDEPTRILLVPRDGGPFRVIETDPWFQWHFAGAYDDGDDIVFDLVRFRSWSAMHEAISSLSHLTDPASTLVGRLWRYRVGSSGKLESHQLHGLPMEWPTIDMRRSTTTHRNVYGAALNHAAAGVAFTAVARYDTETGEADLHDYGPGHLVSEPLFVPRDPDVLDEQGWLIANETNLTEGTTNIAIFNAQAVTDGPVCILPVPESLGYTFHGQWVQRSGDPL comes from the coding sequence ATGGATCTGCGTCGCGGTGGCTGGGCCCGAGAGGTCGACGCCGAGCTCCGCCCGAGCCATGGGGCCGTCCCGGCAGGGCTGGCCGGGACCCTCTACCGCAACGGGGCGGGCAACCACCTGTCCGACTACATCATCGACGGGGACGGCCTGGTCAGCGCCGTGACGTTCACCGGGGGCGGCCCGGTGCGGGTCCGTTCCCGCTACGTTCGGACACCCTCGTACGCGGTGTCGCTCGACGCCCGAGGGCAGGGGCGCGTCCCGCTGCGCCTGGGTGGGGCCAACGCCGACGGCGGCCCGCTCCGCAACGCGTTCCGGACGCCCGCCTCCCAGGCCAACACGTCGGTGACCATGATCGACGGCAGGCTGCTGGCGCTCTGGGAGGCCGACATGCCGTGGGAGCTGGACCCCGCCACGCTGGAGACCTTCGGACAGTGCGCCATGGACGGCGTGCTGGAGCCCCGGGGCTCCGCCGGCCGTCGCGGCGGCACGCCCTACTCGGCCCACCCGTGCTGGGACCCGGCCGCCGCCGAGCTGTGGAACTTCGGCTGCGTCCAGGGTCCGCGTCCCCGGCTGGAGATCTATCGAACGCGACGGGGCGGCCCGACCGAGCACGTGCGCTCGATCAGGATGCCGCGCCGCTACATGGTCCACGACTTCGCGATGACGGCGACGCATCTGGTGTTCTGTCTGGGGCCGGTGATCCTGGACCTGGGCGGGTTCCTGTCCGGACGCCTCACGGCGTTCGAGGCGATGCGCTGGCACGGCGACGAGCCGACGCGCATCCTGCTGGTGCCTCGCGACGGGGGCCCGTTCCGGGTCATCGAGACGGACCCGTGGTTCCAGTGGCACTTCGCCGGGGCCTATGACGACGGCGACGACATCGTGTTCGACCTGGTGCGCTTCCGGTCGTGGAGCGCCATGCACGAGGCCATCTCCAGCCTCAGCCACCTGACGGACCCGGCCTCCACCCTGGTGGGCCGCCTCTGGCGTTACCGGGTCGGCAGCTCGGGCAAGCTCGAATCCCACCAGCTCCACGGGCTGCCGATGGAGTGGCCGACCATCGACATGCGCCGCTCCACGACGACCCACCGCAACGTGTACGGCGCGGCCCTCAACCACGCCGCCGCCGGCGTGGCGTTCACGGCGGTCGCCCGCTACGACACCGAGACCGGCGAGGCCGACCTCCACGACTACGGCCCCGGCCACCTCGTCAGCGAGCCCCTCTTCGTCCCCCGCGACCCAGACGTGCTGGACGAACAGGGCTGGCTCATCGCCAACGAGACGAACCTCACCGAGGGCACCACGAACATCGCCATCTTCAACGCCCAAGCCGTCACCGACGGCCCCGTCTGCATCCTCCCCGTCCCGGAGAGCCTCGGCTACACCTTCCACGGCCAGTGGGTCCAGCGCTCGGGCGACCCTCTGTAG
- a CDS encoding lipase family protein: protein MRHGMFRRTALAIGAGALLGLGVAPAVPAVADNTAAPADDPFYLPPSPLPAGTPGDIVRSRPAKFAVNAAVTSTQVLYQTQNATGNTVAVSGTVLVPTKAWAGTGPRPLVSYAVGTRGIGDSCAPSKTLAQGVDYEQFHINDLLNKGWAVAVTDMEGLGTPGVHPYIVGQSAGRAVLDMARAAQRLPGTGLNASTPVGVVGYSQGGSSAGWAAELAPTYAPDLNLKGVSAGGIPADPLAMRTFLEGGPFTGLMLMAALGFDSAYPDLKLDSYLNETGKRIKERYQSVCLVSFDLGPVLFDTAFRRINDFTTRSPLDDPAWQAKFNLNKLGSTRPAVPVFQSHARFDEVVGFDQGNTLRNDWCKAGTNLTWKTYIVAEHLIGFLRNWPDATAFLNDRFQNKPVTGNC, encoded by the coding sequence GTGAGACACGGAATGTTCCGTCGCACCGCTCTGGCCATCGGAGCCGGCGCCCTACTCGGGCTGGGTGTCGCGCCCGCCGTCCCGGCCGTTGCCGACAACACCGCGGCCCCCGCCGACGACCCCTTCTACCTGCCCCCCTCGCCGCTGCCCGCCGGCACGCCCGGCGACATCGTCCGGTCCCGTCCCGCCAAGTTCGCGGTCAACGCGGCGGTGACCTCGACCCAGGTGCTGTACCAGACGCAGAACGCCACCGGGAACACCGTCGCGGTATCGGGCACCGTGCTGGTACCCACCAAGGCATGGGCGGGCACGGGCCCCCGCCCGCTGGTCTCCTACGCCGTCGGCACCCGGGGGATCGGCGACTCCTGCGCGCCGTCCAAGACCCTCGCCCAAGGCGTGGACTACGAGCAGTTCCACATCAACGACCTGCTGAACAAGGGCTGGGCGGTCGCCGTCACCGACATGGAGGGCCTGGGCACCCCCGGCGTCCACCCGTACATCGTCGGGCAGTCCGCCGGTCGCGCCGTCCTGGACATGGCCCGCGCCGCCCAGCGCCTGCCCGGCACCGGCCTGAACGCCTCCACCCCCGTCGGCGTCGTCGGATACTCCCAGGGCGGCAGCTCCGCCGGGTGGGCCGCCGAGCTGGCACCCACCTACGCGCCCGATCTCAACCTCAAGGGCGTCTCGGCGGGCGGCATCCCGGCGGACCCGCTGGCGATGCGCACGTTCCTGGAGGGTGGACCCTTCACCGGACTGATGCTCATGGCCGCGCTCGGTTTCGACAGCGCCTACCCGGACCTGAAGCTGGACTCCTATCTCAACGAGACGGGCAAGCGGATCAAGGAGAGGTACCAGAGCGTCTGCCTCGTCAGCTTCGACCTCGGTCCGGTGCTCTTCGACACCGCGTTCCGGCGCATCAACGACTTCACCACCCGCAGTCCGCTGGACGACCCCGCCTGGCAGGCCAAGTTCAACCTCAACAAGCTGGGCTCCACACGTCCCGCCGTCCCCGTCTTCCAGAGCCACGCCCGCTTCGACGAGGTGGTCGGATTCGACCAGGGCAACACGCTCCGCAACGACTGGTGCAAGGCCGGCACCAACCTGACCTGGAAGACCTACATCGTCGCCGAACACCTGATCGGCTTCCTCCGGAACTGGCCCGACGCCACCGCCTTCCTCAACGACCGTTTCCAGAACAAGCCCGTCACCGGCAACTGCTGA
- a CDS encoding DUF397 domain-containing protein has product MTTDAQWRKSSHSACNGQCTEAARLGAFMAVRDSKNVGGGHITLRPDGWRTLITAIKAGHHDLP; this is encoded by the coding sequence ATGACCACCGACGCCCAATGGCGCAAGAGCAGCCACAGTGCATGCAACGGCCAGTGCACCGAGGCGGCCCGGCTCGGCGCGTTCATGGCCGTCCGCGACTCCAAGAACGTCGGCGGCGGCCACATCACCCTGCGCCCCGACGGCTGGCGCACCCTCATCACGGCGATCAAGGCCGGCCACCACGACCTTCCCTGA